The sequence below is a genomic window from Nicotiana tomentosiformis chromosome 6, ASM39032v3, whole genome shotgun sequence.
CGGCAAAGTTTTTGGCGATCTGGGTCCGATCGCTCGAgaccatgtagaaggcgtgggttatagcacacgaaaatctgggaatcaggcggaattccactTTTATtgtcctaaaataccaaaaaagagtaacggtcataacgaggcagtgactattattccttcggtcattttttatggtcccacAAATATTTAGGAGATCCGGATTTGGTCGTCAGGCCCttgctgaaggcgtgggctatagcacacgaaaatctgagaatcaggaggaattccagttttatggccctaaaataccaaaaaacgagtaccgatcatggtgaggcggtgactattgttccttaggtagttttttaagatccgaaaaaattttaggtgatccgggtctggtcgcccgggcccatgcagaaggcgtagggtatagcacatgaaactctaagaatcaggagaaattccaattttgtggccctaaaatgtcaaaaatgagtaacggtcatggcgaggcggtggctattgttccttaggtcatttttgatggaccaaaaaaattttaggtgatccggttttGGTCGCCtgagcccatgcagaaggcgtaggctatagcacacgaaaatctgagaatctggcagaattctatttttatggccctaaaacgccaaaatatgagtaacggttatggcgaggcgatAACTATTATTTCTTATATAAATATTGATGGTCCggcaaattttaggcgatccaagtctggTCGGCCGGGCATATGCAGAacgtgtagcacacgaaaatcagggaattggacgaaattccagttttatggccttgaaacgccaaaaacgagtaacggtcGTGGCGAGgagatgactattgttattcACGTAGTTTTTGATGGTctcgcaaaattttaggcgatctgggacCGATCGCACGAGTCAATTCATAATgcatgggctacagcacacgaaaatctaggaatcgtcagaattccagttttatgtcctaaaatgccaaaagatgagtaacggtcatgactAGGCAGTgattaatgttccttaggtcatttttgatgggcagacaaaattttaggcgatccacaTCCGATCGccagggcccatgcagaaggcaagagctatagcatacgaaaatctaggaattgagttctagttttatagccctaccacactaaaaaaaaaaagagtaacggtcatggtgaggcactgactattgttccttaggtcattttttatggtctgtcaatattttaggtgatccgggttcggTCACCTGACCCCATGCaaaaggcgtggtctatagcatacgaaaatctggaaatcgggcgaaattttagttttatggccctaaaacggcaaaaaatgagtaacggtcatggagaggcggtgaatattattccttacgttgtatttgatggtccgtagaaattttaagcgatccagtTCGATcgtccgggcccatgcagaacGTGTGgcctatatcacacgaaaatctaggaatcaggcagaattccaaatttatggccctaaaacgccaaaaaataagtaacggtcatggtgaggcgatgattattgttccttaggtcattttttttatgggccatcaaaaatttaggcgatattGGTCAggtcgcccgggcccatgcagaagacgTAGGCTAttacacatgaaaatctgggaatcgagcggaatttcagttttatggccttaaaatgccaaaaaacgagtaacggtcatggcgaggcgatgactattattccttagctCATTTTTGATGGACCGGTCGCCCGGGCCCacacagaaggcgtgggctatagaatacTAAAATCTagaaatcaggcaaaattctagttttatggatctaaaacgccaaaaagcgagtaacggtcatggcgaggtagtgactattgttccttaggtggtGATTGATGGGCCgaagaaattttaggcgatccgagtccggtcgTCCGGGCCTAAGCAGAAGGCTGTGCAATAGCCTACGAAAATCTGAAAATCGGGCGAAttttcaattttatggccctaaaacgccaaaaagcgagtaacggtcatggcgaggcggtgactattgttccttaggctgTTTTGATTCTCCGGCAAAAGTTTAGACGATACGGGTCCAGTCGTCCGGGCAAATGCAAGATGCGTGGCTATAGAAtgcgaaaatctgggaatcgggcagaattttatttttttgtcctaaaataaaataaaatgagtaacggtcatggcgaggcggtgactattgttcctcaggtcatttttgatgggtcgataaaattttaggcgatccacgTTTGGTcgctcgggcccatgcagaagacacacgaaaatctaggttTCGAGCAGAATTCCTATTTTATTGTCGTACCACActaaaaaaatgagtaacggtcatggagaggcggtgactattgttccttaagtcatttttgatggtctgtcaaaattttaggtgatccgggtccagtCACCTGAACCCATGCAaaacgcgtgggctatagcatatgaaaatctaggaatcgggcggaattttagttttatggccctaaaacgccaaaaacgagtaacggtcatggcgaggcggtgactattgttccttaggtcgtatttgatggtccgaaaaaaattTAAGCCATATGGTCTGGTCGcccggcccatgcagaaggcgtgggctatagcacacgagaatttaggaatcaggcgaaattcgaGTTTTATGtcactaaaacgccaaaaaacgagtaacggtcatggcgaggcggtgactattgttccttatgtcgtCTTTTATgtgccggcaaaattttaggcaatgcgggtccggtcgcccgggcccatgcagaaggtgtgggctggctatagcacacgaaaatatgggaatcgggtggatttcgaattttatggccctaaaatgccaaaaaacgattaacggtcatggcgaggcagtgactattatttcttaggtcattttttatggtctggCAAAAttataggtgatccgggtctgatcgcctgggcccatgcagaaggagtgggctataataTAGATTCTGAGCAGCGAAACCCAGATGGAAAAAGGCTTCGTCGGAATTTGGGTCAACGGAGTTTGGGCCTCCGCCGGCGAACCACATCTAGGCTTCAgaaagagagaggagagagaaagagagaattgGGCTTGAACCCGATGAAACGTAACTGGACCTTTTTTAAGGGATTTTAATGGATACGAATATCAAAACATTTAATTGTATTGGATATGGACTTTTCAGGTACATTTTTTGCATTTGAGTGTGTGTAAATTTAAGGTGAGCAACTGTGTGTTATATTACGGACCGTTTTTGGTCAAGTGGCTCGTTTTGTCACAGACCGGAGTCCACATCCGACCTTTTTACAAGGTATACTATTGGTTGGTTAGTGTAAGGTAGGTGGGTTAGGTGGGTGTAGCCCAATGGAATTTCGAGTGGACTCTACTTATGATGGGGCCTACATTGCTAAAATATAAATTTGAGGGGATAATAGGACTCTTTTGTATTGGATAAGTTTAGGACAAGTTCATATTAAATTAAATAGTCGCTTAAacttaaaataactaaaaaatatataacatatgtacaatttatatataatatatgtataattacatataattattatataatttatgtatatgctTAGAAAAAGTAAACAGTTAATTCGATCAGCTATTAGTGTAAAAATTCTTTTCAAATTTAGCCCATTATAGCGGGGGCAAAGTTCCAATTTTGAAACAAAAGGGATTTTATCTGATCCAACCACTACTTGCTCAAGTCTTGTCACCAAGCCGAGGGACTTAAGTCTTGTATTTTTGGTTCACAAAGGCTTCATGGGattagaacaaaaagaaaaaaaaattatataaataattatatactctacgttaaaaaaaatatctatttaGTACAATAATAATTACGCTCAATCAAATCAAATTGGGATTAGCTGTATTAATCATCGTTGTCTTATTTAAGCTAAACTCATATTTATCGTgagttgccaagttttacgcgACCAGTTTATTATAAATCTCCTCTTTTATCTACTTGGTAATTTAATAAAAAACTGACATAAAAAGTGTGGTGGGATAAATGGTATTACTTTATCTATAATGAGATATCTCGAGGTTGAACCCACAATGAAAAAACTCTTGATGAAGAGCACTTTCCCAATAAAAGAATACGAATTTATGTTAGTCGGGGTAGTGGAATACCAGATGATTACATTAAAATCGAATTATGTAAAAACTTACATTGGCCAACCAATGAGAAGATGGCCACgtgtaagaaagaaagattgaAACCACTAATGATCCCTCTTGGAGTGGGTGAGAGGGGGAAAATGCAGAAAAATATGTCGACTTTTTGAAGACCAATTGAATCATGATTTGATTTTACAGATTTATTTTTGCATCTTATATTCTTTCGAGTTAATGTACGTACTGTTTTTGGACATAAAAGAGTATCAACAGATGGAATCTTTCTCAAATGGAGGAATCAGAGCAATGCAGTTCGGCTACAAATAATATTTCTCAGTATTGACCATtagtatttgaaaattttgaacttCATTTTTGAAAGACTGATAAATTATTGAAAACTTTGTTCGAAGAGTATTTCAAGTAAAGTAATACTTACTAATTTATATGCAGGTTAAAGAATTGTTTTGTGAAAATGGTTGAAAGTGGGATGAAGATAAAATTTTACGATTTGCAGTATTTCAATTAGTATAAAATAGGAGGCTGATTGATTAATTTGACATttcacaaaaagaaaaataatcctATATGTTTAaataatctctctctctctctctctgacaTAGGACTTTCATAAGGCTTTTGTTGATTAGACGAAGCTCTAGTTCATAATCCCAAAGACTTTTCTTATTCTTTACGGAAAATTCAGCGTACGTCACTGCTCAAGAAATAAAGGATTTCGAGCTTTGGATAGTTTTCGttttatttatgtagtttttcgAATCAAATGCATATTATAGGTGTGACTTTATAGTATCGAAATTTGGAACAACTAACCAGCCAGTCAAGTTAATAATGAAAAACAACAGAAAACATAAGGCATTGCTGTTTTCTGTACAGCTCATAGATAAGAAATGAAAAAGGAGATTGCAAATGTCGAATAGATTTCTCACATAAAGAGCTTAATGGTTCCGAATTATGACACGAGAAAGTCAAtcctcaaaaaagaaaaaatttacaATCTAAAAGGAAAATGAAGTCAGCTACGAAATACCATTCTAGACATGTACTCAAAACATTACAGCAACAATCTAAATTGGGACTTCCATTTTAATTGGCGCGTGTAAAGTATCTACTGATGCGTTCTGAAGCCAGTCCTTGGCACAGATGAGGGCCTCCACGGTCTCAGGTCGCAAGGAACACCTGTACTGATCCATCTCTTTGCCTACCGTGCAAAATACAGAATCAGCTGGAACGGTTGAAACTGGAACTGACAAGATATCACGAGCCATTTTCGATAGAGTAGGGTACTTCATTCTGTTAAGTTTCCACCACCCCACAACATCAAACTCGTGAACACGAGGCAACAAGGATTCTTCCAAATATTGATCGAGTTCTGACCTTGACTGCTGGCTTGTGGTCTCCATAATGTAGGCATCAAAATCTGTAAGTCCGGCCCCATTACTAGAGGCACCGAGGTCTTGGGCGTTCTCCTGCTTTATAGCCCCACCATTTGCCTCTTCAGCATAAGTTGGGGTCAGAGGCAGAGGAAGTGCCACATATTCAAGGAAGAGCTCGTGGATTCCCTCTTCAACAATCTTCACATAGGTAGCAGCTTCTTCCCCATATATTTTCGTAAAACTGAATTCAACGAGTTTCATTTTGAAGCGTGGATCCATTACTACGGCAATAGCTAACATCAGACAACAAGTCTTCCAGTATTTATCGAACTTCTCTTGCATTGTTTTGGTAAGGCTGCTAATGGATGGATCTTCACTTGCTGCAGCACGAGCCAGTTCCAATTGAATCTTCCATGCTTCATGAAAGAATGTATTGGTTGTTGGAATTGTTGGTGCAGTCAGAAGATTGGCAGTGTCAAAGAGGATTTTCAAGTAAGTACACAGAGTCTCAACTTGCTTCCAATCTTCAACAGATGGGGCATCCTTGTAATCAGGATCAGATGTATCCAAGCATGAAAATACTTCCTTTAGCTCTGACGCAGCCAACAACATCTCATATGTTGTGTTCCATTGTGTTCGGTCATCAAGCGCCAACGTCTTTGTGCTTGGCACCTGAAGCTGCTGTTTGAGCTCAATAAACTTTTCCTCATGAGATTCTGATGTTTTCACATACTTTACGCTATCTCTTACTTTCTTAACAGTTCCATGCAAAAAATGAAACGCATCTTGGGCAATGCTGCTCAAAGTTCGAGCAAGACAATTTCCGACCAACAACTGACCATTGAGCACAAGAGGGTTCTTCACTGAGAGTAAAGCTCTAAGATTATCAACAGCTGCATCACCGATTGGTTGATTAATAGTGACAGAAAATAACTTCCCCTCCATACTCCAGTCAGAAAGGCAAGCGGCAACAGCGTGGCTGAAAGCCGTGTCAGAATCTGGATATGGTTCCATGATGACATTGAGTATTTTCCTGTGAATTTTCCACTCACTGTCAATAAACTGCCCAGTTATGAACACATAGCCGACAGTGTAGCAGGAGGACCACATATCAAGTGTTAAGCAGATTCGCCCAGGCACTCCCCCAATCACTTTCTGAATGGCTTGCTTCTCTTTAAGATAAGTTGCCACACAATCTCCTTGCACGGTGTTGAAGCTCACCATATCAAAACGAGGTTGAAGATGCTGGACAAAAGTAAGAAAGCCTGGATGCTCAACCATGTGAAGAGGATAGTCGTGCATGATGATCATCCTAGAGATCTCCTGGCGGCACCGGTCTGGATCAAAAGCAAGGTAAGGAGAAGAAGCAGTCCGATAACGTCGTTTTGGCGCATCGTTACTACCCCCATATCCACTCATCTTAGAAGGTGTATTATATGGGCTGGATTGATTACTCTGTTGGTTACGTAGGACAACTGGACAGGCTCCTTTTGCAATATGGCGTTTCAGGTGACTAGTGCCTGCTACTTTTGAACCTGTACTATACGCAAATGATTGCTTGCACTGCTTACAGCATGCCCTTCTAGTTCCAGCACCAACGTTTTCAATGGTGAAGTGTTCCCAAACTATTGACTTCTTTTTCCTACGCTTGCTGGGTTGTGTTTCTAGATCATTTGGAGGTGTTTCGATATAGTTTGGTTGTGGCTCCGCAAGGACCATCTCATTTAGTGGGATCATCTCATTGTCTCGAACCATTTCATCGCCAGGGACTATCTCATTGCCAAGCACTATGT
It includes:
- the LOC104106876 gene encoding zinc finger BED domain-containing protein DAYSLEEPER-like; amino-acid sequence: MATPETPATPATPTENHEIVLKNEIIHEHNNEMAPDDEMIHEHSHEMVPENEMIHEHNHELVPENEMMHEHNHEMVQEHEMTHEHHIVLGNEIVPGDEMVRDNEMIPLNEMVLAEPQPNYIETPPNDLETQPSKRRKKKSIVWEHFTIENVGAGTRRACCKQCKQSFAYSTGSKVAGTSHLKRHIAKGACPVVLRNQQSNQSSPYNTPSKMSGYGGSNDAPKRRYRTASSPYLAFDPDRCRQEISRMIIMHDYPLHMVEHPGFLTFVQHLQPRFDMVSFNTVQGDCVATYLKEKQAIQKVIGGVPGRICLTLDMWSSCYTVGYVFITGQFIDSEWKIHRKILNVIMEPYPDSDTAFSHAVAACLSDWSMEGKLFSVTINQPIGDAAVDNLRALLSVKNPLVLNGQLLVGNCLARTLSSIAQDAFHFLHGTVKKVRDSVKYVKTSESHEEKFIELKQQLQVPSTKTLALDDRTQWNTTYEMLLAASELKEVFSCLDTSDPDYKDAPSVEDWKQVETLCTYLKILFDTANLLTAPTIPTTNTFFHEAWKIQLELARAAASEDPSISSLTKTMQEKFDKYWKTCCLMLAIAVVMDPRFKMKLVEFSFTKIYGEEAATYVKIVEEGIHELFLEYVALPLPLTPTYAEEANGGAIKQENAQDLGASSNGAGLTDFDAYIMETTSQQSRSELDQYLEESLLPRVHEFDVVGWWKLNRMKYPTLSKMARDILSVPVSTVPADSVFCTVGKEMDQYRCSLRPETVEALICAKDWLQNASVDTLHAPIKMEVPI